A region from the Canis lupus familiaris isolate Mischka breed German Shepherd chromosome 3, alternate assembly UU_Cfam_GSD_1.0, whole genome shotgun sequence genome encodes:
- the SPON2 gene encoding spondin-2, giving the protein MGRRPAPALRMVMGAPGQATARGRALWALLLTALGSAAGRPRGAESVCTARPLARYSITFTGKWSQTAFPKQYPLFRPPAQWSSLLGAAHSSDYSLWRKNQYVSDGLRDFAERGEAWALMREMEAAAEKLQSVHEVFSAPAVASGTGQTSAELEAHSRHSLVSFVVRIVPSPDWFVGVDSLDLCDGDRWREQVAVDLYPYDAGTDSGFTFSSPNFATIPQDTVTEITSSSPSHPANSFYYPRLKSLPPIARVTLVRLRQHPRTFVLPAPDPVGGGNEILDSLSGPETPLDCEVSLWSPWGLCGGPCGQLGAKSRTRYVRVQPANQGAACPELQEDADCVPDNCV; this is encoded by the exons ATGGGACGACGTCCTGCCCCCGCCCTCCGCATG GTCATGGGAGCCCCGGGGCAGGCCACCGCCCGCGGCAGGGCCCTGTGGGCGCTGCTCCTGACCGCGCTGGGCTCCGccgcggggcggccgcggggggcaGAGTCCGTGTGCACCGCCCGGCCCCTGGCCCGCTACAGCATCACCTTCACGGGCAAGTGGAGCCAGACGGCCTTCCCCAAGCAGTACCCCCTGTTCCGGCCGCCCGCGCAGTGGTCCTCCCTCCTGG ggGCGGCGCACAGCTCCGACTACAGCCTGTGGAGGAAGAACCAGTACGTCAGCGACGGGCTGCGGGACTTCGCGGAGCGCGGCGAGGCCTGGGCCCTGATGCGGGAGATGGAGGCGGCGGCCGAGAAGCTGCAGAGCGTGCACGAGGTGTTCTCGGCGCCCGCGGTGGCCAGCGGCACCGGCCAGACGTCGGCGGAGCTCGAGGCCCACTCCCGGCACTCGCTG gtgtcctTCGTGGTCCGCATCGTCCCCAGCCCAGACTGGTTCGTGGGCGTGGACAGCCTGGACCTGTGTGACGGGGACCGCTGGAGGGAGCAGGTGGCCGTGGACCTGTACCCCTACGACGCTGGCACGGACAGCGGCTTTACCTTCTCGTCCCCCAACTTCGCCACCATCCCGCAGGACACGGTGACCGAG AtaacctcctcctctcccagccaCCCGGCAAACTCCTTCTACTACCCCCGGCTGAAGTCCCTGCCCCCCATCGCCAGAGTGACCCTGGTGCGGCTCCGGCAGCACCCCCGGACCTTCGTCCTGCCCGCCCCGGACCCAGTGGGCGGGGGCAATGAGATCCTGGACAGCCTCTCAG gccccgagACGCCGCTGGACTGCGAGGTGTCGCTGTGGTCGCCCTGGGGGCTGTGCGGGGGTCCGTGCGGGCAGCTGGGGGCCAAGAGCAGGACGCGCTACGTGCGCGTGCAACCCGCCAACCAGGGCGCCGCGTGCCCGGAGCTGCAGGAGGACGCCGACTGCGTCCCCGACAACTGCGTCTGA
- the LOC119871274 gene encoding uncharacterized protein LOC119871274: MALLTAIGAGTSRGAVCRPVPGRGSPRRDGPQGHIDPAFVVLTTGVTPGLAPGDTSSHRSPAQPSSRKEDPQTHKRGTLARDRCPQTTGPCPLSLSGFGPVFKSSATRLPVLLASPLEAPAGGEQTPQEVQCGYGSACRASCWPVSPLPAPAGCAGLPLPIVPLPAPTGYPGLPLPIPRLTSKWAFQDLNRRALKQGLHMHKPRVPSQIWGARPHERSPREMVEDQGSHRRGCSRLQEVVQAPGRLRQWALGAGGRGPPRSAWLGVVYRGALGGQGLSAAACRGAPDPGQWGPPLATGQPSSRRTARPGRE; the protein is encoded by the coding sequence ATGGCCTTGCTCACGGCGATCGGGGCTGGGACATCAAGGGGTGCAGTTTGCAGGCCTGTGCCTGGCCGGGGGTCGCCCCGCAGGGATGGGCCTCAGGGACACATCGACCCGGCCTTTGTAGTGTTGACAACAGGCGTGacccctggcctggcccctggggACACCTCCTCCCACAGGAGTCCTGCCCAGCCCAGCTCCAGGAAAGAGGATCCGCAGACACACAAACGTGGGACACTGGCTCGTGACCGGTGCCCTCAGACCACAGGCCCCTGTCCCCTCTCTCTTTCAGGCTTTGGTCCTGTTTTCAAATCATCGGCAACAAGGCTTCCCGTGCTTTTAGCATCTCCTTTGGAAGCCCCAGCAGGTGGGGAACAGACGCCTCAGGAAGTGCAGTGTGGGTACGGCAGCGCCTGCAGGGCCTCCTGCTGGCCCGTCTCCCCCCTCCCAGCACCCGCAGGGTGtgctggcctccccctccccatcgtCCCCCTCCCAGCACCCACAGGGTATCctggcctccccctgcccatcccccgCCTCACTTCCAAGTGGGCTTTCCAGGATCTGAATAGGAGGGCCCTGAAGCAGGGTCTGCACATGCACAAACCCAGGGTGCCCTCTCAAATCTGGGGTGCACGACCTCATGAGCGGAGCCCCCGGGAGATGGTGGAGGACCAGGGCTCCCACAGGCGGGGGTGCAGCAGGCTCCAGGAAGTGGTGCAGGCACCTGGGAGGCTGAGGCAGTGGGCTCTGGGTGCTGGTGGGCGAGGGCCCCCCAGGTCGGCCTGGCTCGGGGTGGTCTATAGGGGCGCCCTCGGGGGCCAGGGGCTCAGTGCGGCCGCCTGCAGGGGAGCCCCCGACCCAGGGCAGTGGGGTCCTCCCTTAGCGACAGGCCAGCCCAGCTCCCGCAGGACAGCCAGACCCGGGAGGGAATGA
- the TMED11 gene encoding transmembrane emp24 domain-containing protein 11 precursor yields MPMLAFALSFYFSLSTAFYFHVGEREEKCIIEDIPSDTLVTGTFKTQQWDFRRQDFLESAPGLGMFVTVTTYNDEVLLSKLYGPQGRFYFTSHSPGEHIICLESNSTRLVSFGGSKLRIHLEIRVGQHDLDAAIAQAKDKVNEVSFKLEHLIEQIEQIVKEQNYQRDREENFRMISEDTNSNVLWWAFAQTLIFIAIGIFQMKSLKNFFIAKKLV; encoded by the exons ATGCCAATGCTGGCATTtgctttaagtttttatttttctctttcaactgCTTTTTACTTCCACGTAGGGGAACGAGAGGAGAAATGCATCATAGAAGACATTCCAAGTGACACGCTGGTAACAG GGACTTTCAAGACACAGCAGTGGGACTTCCGCAGGCAGGATTTCCTCGAATCTGCTCCGGGCCTGGGGATGTTTGTGACTGTCACAACCTACAACGATGAG GTATTATTGTCCAAGTTATATGGCCCACAAGGAAGATTCTATTTTACTTCACATTCACCTGGCGAACACATCATTTGCTTGGAATCTAATTCTACGAGGCTTGTGTCCTTCGGTGGGAGTAAGCTG CGGATCCACTTAGAGATTCGAGTTGGACAACATGACCTTGATGCGGCCATTGCTCAAGCAAAGGACAAAGTTAATGAAGTTAGCTTTAAGCTGGAACATCTAATTGAGCAAATTGAGCAAATAGTCAAAGAACAGAACTATCAAAGG GACCGTGAAGAAAATTTTCGGATGATCAGTGAAGATACAAATAGCAATGTTTTATGGTGGGCATTTGCACAAACATTAATCTTTATTGCAATCggaattttccaaatgaaatccCTTAAAAACTTCTTTATAGCTAAGAAACTCgtttaa